The Pongo pygmaeus isolate AG05252 chromosome 20, NHGRI_mPonPyg2-v2.0_pri, whole genome shotgun sequence sequence TGCCAGATGGCTGCACCTTCTCCAGCATCACATTCATCTtccaggaaggaagaagaggaaggtgaGGAGGAGGAAATGATGGTGCCAGTGTCAGAAAAGTAGAACTCCCAAAACTCTCCAGCAGATAGCCTCTTAAGTTTGGTATTTTAAGTAGACAAGTCTCTCAAAATGTGTGCTCAGTAATAAATCTAGCGGAGTTaaaggtttttattatttatttatttatttattgtttgagatggagtttcgctcttgttgcccaggctggagtgcaatggtgcaatctcagctcactgcaacctccgcctcctgggttcaagcgattcttctgcctcagcttccccagtagctgggattacaggcacttgccaccaccccctatatatatatatttgtatttttagtagagacggggtttcaccaggctgatctcaaactcctgacctcaggtgatccacctgcctcggcctcccaaagtgctgggattacaggtatgagccactgcgcctggccaggtttttatttttattttttgcattgttCATGAGGGGTAGTGTACAGTCCTACAGATTGGTATACAGTTTAGGAAAACAGAGATGTCAATTACAATGTTATTATTACCAGAGCAAGAAATCATCAAATAAGACAACCCGTcagaattctgttttatttggGGATCATTTTCATAAGACATGGAATAATTTCTAACATCTTTGTAGTCTCATAAGAccattttgtttaaattattctTCCAAGAGCAGATTCGTATTAATAACGACTAGAACAAGTCAGCAACCATCATGAatattcatacaaaactgtatatTGCAGAGGAGAACATAAATTATATTCTTATAAACAGTCTCAGTTTTGCACAACATCAAATCAAATTCCTTGAACCATTTTATAACACAGAACAATATCTTTTGATTTAttgctgcaggggcaggaaaCATGTCCTTCAACTCTTTCTGAGAGTCATGTACTTTATTATGAAAACTTATGTTTTTAAAACCAAGCCCTGGAATTTTATTAGCTAGtattacataaaaaaaaaaaaaaacacccttggGAGCTCAGTTGggatggcagaaaaaaaaaaaaaaaaaaaaaaggagaaaagctgAGTAGGCTTTTATTCACTGATAGTAATTtgataacatttttcttctccttggcTCACTGGCCAGAACTCTGCCATGTGGCCACCCCAgatgaaaatgaaacaagaaaatagagatattatttttcaaattggtGGCTTGATCACCTGAACAAATTTgaggaggaaacagaggttgGCTATCAGGTAGGCAACTCTCAGAGTCTACCTGAGATATTgccctagaggagatggatagcTAGGGCTGCTGAAGAGAGTCTGAGAGAGGAGGCTTCTTTCTGGTTGTGAGATCCAGGAGAGAACTTCCAGGAGGAGGTTACATTTGACCTGGActtggagagagagggaaggtttgaatgtgggcaaaggacagaGCTGCAGAAGGACGCCATGACACTGGGAGTGGCCTGAGTAAACAGGCAGAGGAAGGATGTGCGGAGCATCTGTAGAAAGGATCCCCATTTCTGCCAGTGCattggctcccgcctgtaatcccagcactttgggaggccaaggtgggcagatcacccaaggttaggagtttgagaccagcctgcccaccatggcgaaaccctgtctctaccaaaaatacaaaaattagctgggcgtgctggcagacacctttagttccagctactcgggaggctgaggcaggagaatcgcttgaacccaggaggcagaggttgcagtgagctgagatcgtgccattgcactccagcctgggtgacagcgcaagactctgtctcaaaaaagaaaaaaaaaaaaatatatatatatatatattttttggtatgGAAAGAATGACAGGGTGCAGGCATGGGGGCTATCGAGGTAAGGGAAAAGCAGGGCAAAATCAGGGAGAGCGCGAATGAAAGGCAAGGGAGTTTGGAATGTATCCTGTCAGCCgctgaaatgtttatttctcaaaTATCTCTCTTAAATATATCACCTTCTCTTTGTCCCCCATAGCTATTGTTCCAGCTCAGACTTCATCCTCTTTCTCCTGGACTGTTGCTTCCTCCTCACTGCAGACCCAGAGGGACCTTTGGAACACCCAAACCCGTTCTCCTATGGTTCAAAATCATTCCATAATTTCCATGACCTCCCCCGTTGATGTGAGAGGGAGTCCAAGCTCCTTGGCTTGGCATTTGAGGCTCTTGGAAGAGGCAGTGGAGTGGGAATGCAGACTAGAGAGAGGAAAGCAGACATGGTGTTGAGGCTTCACAAAGAGTGTGGGGACAACCcctgttcttttgtttttgaggcagggtctcgctctgttgccaaggctggagtacagtgttgtgaccacagctcactacagcctcaacctcccaggcacaagagatcctcccacctcagcttcctgagttgctggaactacaggcatgtaccattacacccaactaatttttttaacttttttgtagggagagggtctccctacattgcccaggctggtctcaaactcttgggctcaagtagtcctcccacctcagcctctcaaaatgctgggattacaggcgtgagccactgcgcccagcccaaccTCTGTTCTTGAAGATCCCCAGCATCTGGTCCCATCAGGCCCCTAATTCACAAGATTAACAGACCTTAGGGGTGGATTGAAAAGACAAGAGCCCCTAGCAAGTAGTGGACTTCTTTCTAGCCTCACCCCGTACTTCTTACTGCTGCCTCTCTCCTCATCCATTCCAAATCCTGCCTTCCAGGACAGACCAATCTGAGGTCAGAGTTAGCAGCAGGATACATCCTGGTCCTCTCTTGCCCCTGAGATCTCGCTGGGGCTGATGGCACTGCCACTGCTATGGTTGGGTAAGTAGAAGGAGAGGCAGCATGGAGGTGTCTTGGGGAGGtaagggtgggtgggggtggaaggCAGACAGGGCTGAGGTAAGATGAAGGCTGAGGTAAGATGAAGTACCTAAAAAATTAGGTacttggccaagcacagtggctcatgcctgtaatcccagcactctaggaggccaagttgggcagatctcctgaggtcaggagttggagaccagcctggccaacatggtaaaaccctgtctctactaaaagtagaaaaattagccaggtgtggtggtgggcacctgtaatcccagctactggggaggctgagttgggagaatcacttgaaccaaggagcgggtgttgcagtgagccaagatcgtgccaccgcacttcaccctgggtgacagcaagactctgtctggaaaaaaaaaaaaaaaatgtagaatctATATTCTACAATATAGATCCTCAAAAAACCCTCAGTCTTTGAAGACCAGAGTTCAGGTTCAAGCTCTACCGCCTTGAGTAATTCTCTTCAGTTTGCTCACCTAGACAATGGGGTGTTCTCCTTCTACAGAGCGAAAGGAAATTTATCTGTGGAAACCATTCAACCACAACAATCCTAGCTTTCACAAGGCTGTTGAGGAGGGGAGGGGGTTCCAAATGAGCTAATGGGTGGTGAGCACAATTATTCACTAACTGTTCACTATGACATGGTCTCCTGTAATGTAATGTGACTGAAGTCACAATCTGCAGTTATCATTACAGGTGGCCACATGCCTCTGTAGTTATGGTCCTTAATTATCACAATACTGTAGCATTGGTATTATCGTACCTGTTTCTCTGATtgagaaactgagattcagaaatgATGCAACATGGCCAAGATCACAAGATACAGTTAATACCAACAAGAAGAGCAATAAAAAATCCAGCAGACTAGATTGGAGTGGTGCAGTTTAGGAGTCCCCAAGGTGCCTGATTCAGTGATCCACAAGAAGGACTCAAAACTCAGCAGAACTGTTTTACTCATGATTGCAGTTGATTATAGCAAAATAATACAGATGAAAATCAGTACAGGGAAGAAGTGCATAGGGCAGGGTTCAGGAGAGAGCAGGCATGAGCTTTCAGCTGACCTCTCCCAGTGGTGTTGCACCAACAGAGCTTCTTTCAGCAACAATGTGTGGTGACATGCACAGACATGCCAAGAAGAGAAGTGCACCCAAGCCTTggtgtccagggtttttattgtGGGTCTGGTCACTGACTTAGCTTAGTCTTCAGCCCCTCCAGGGGTCAAGCTGATGCCCCAGGATCCAGGGCTCCCACCATAAATCATAGTGTTAGCATCAGCTGATGAAGTCCAAGGTCCCAGGTAAACAAAGACACTCTTATCAGGCAGGATATCCCAAGGGTTTAGAGATCACCTCATAGGAGCGGGACAAGTGTCAAGCCTTTCTTAGGTAAGGTGACTCTTTTAATGCACAGATATAATACAGGAGTATGCTAGGTGGGTCTGTTTTTCAACTTGGATCTCTCCTTACAGGGCTACTTTCTCATGTTTTGATGGAAGTCAAGAAGATACCAGTGGAAGAGGGGCTGTGCACTACAATCCCTTGTGCATTTGAATTTCCCAAAGAACCCCCAGGCAATTCCGTGATCATGCGCTACTGGCTCAACAAAAACATCAGCTCCCTGGTAGCAACAAATAAACCCAATGCTACCGTTGGTGATAACACCAAGGACGAATTTTACATGACTGGGAATCTTGATGAAGAAGGCTGTACGCTACTCATCCACGATATACTCAAAGGGAACAGCATAACATATTTATTCTATGCAGATCTAGGAGAACAAAACAGTGCTTTCCTGGGGGAGAATATCAAACTCTTTATGTCAGGTGATGTTCAATATCATCCAATAAGTGGTTTGGAAAGAAGGAAATCCAAAAGTGGTTCCGGTGATTATGTGGTTTTTACCTGATGGGCACTGGGCTTTACAAAACCTTAGGTATTTGAGTTTTACAATGATGCAATGAGATCAGTGTAATAGGTAACTTTACTTTTCCAAATAGAAATGGCAAAGAGAGAAGCGACTCACCCTATATCATCCAACCAGTACAAAATAGAGAGGAAATGATCACAGATTGGGCTGGGAAGGGGCAGAGTTTAAGGGGAGAATTGGGCTGGAAAAGGGAGGCAGAGTAGGAGCTACCACTAGCACATGCAGCCTGGGACTCAGGTAAGGGGTCAGAATGTAGAATCCTCATTCTACAATGTAGATCCTCAGAAAACTACTCACCCTCAGTCTTTGAAGACCAGAGTTCGGATTCAAGCTCTACCACCTTGAGTAGTTCTCTTCAGTTTGATCACCTGGACACTGGGCTGTTCCCCTTCCACACAGAGAAAGGAAATCTATTTGTGAAAAACCAATCAACCACAACAATCCCAGGTTTCACAAGGCTGTTGGGGAGGTGAGGGGGTTGCAAATGAGCTAATGGGTGGGGAGCACTTTGTAACCTGGAAACGCTGTGCATCAGTGAAGTGTCCATGAGGGTCCCTTTTCCCCCAAGGTTTGGGTCTACTTCTCTCTTCTCCAGAGCTAACCCAAAAGCCAGAGCGCCACGTGCCAGAGATTCTTTTGGCTGAGAAGCCTGTGACCTTGAACTGTACCCTCAAAGGCACCTGCAAAGAAACCAAAGCCCTCTTCCACTCCTGGAAGAACTCAGCCGTCTCCAGCAGCTCCTCCTCAGTGCTGCACTTCACCCTGAGGCCTGAGGACCATGGCAGCATCCTCGGATGTCACTTGAACTTCTCCCTAGCCAACATGACCAAAAACAGCTTGGTCAAGCTCCAAGTAGTCTGTGAGTGCTGGTGGGCACAGGCAGGATCCT is a genomic window containing:
- the LOC129020887 gene encoding sialic acid-binding Ig-like lectin 9 isoform X1 — translated: MALPLLWLGLLSHVLMEVKKIPVEEGLCTTIPCAFEFPKEPPGNSVIMRYWLNKNISSLVATNKPNATVGDNTKDEFYMTGNLDEEGCTLLIHDILKGNSITYLFYADLGEQNSAFLGENIKLFMSELTQKPERHVPEILLAEKPVTLNCTLKGTCKETKALFHSWKNSAVSSSSSSVLHFTLRPEDHGSILGCHLNFSLANMTKNSLVKLQVVSPARLFNSSCSLEKTVLCSCSFHGIPKPSVQWWMGGVPVTVNSMDNILRVTSSTRAPWANSTINLIGEPEIVMRLRCEGKNQYGIHTSSIFLIPNKKSVSSVFVKGLIQGIVYGAIAFSLLFFCLVLLSMKMLTWWEEHQSPKTKEGLPLKKPELLEEPEVPKMPEADTPPDRTGGLWRERRV
- the LOC129020887 gene encoding sialic acid-binding Ig-like lectin 9 isoform X2, with the translated sequence MALPLLWLGLLSHVLMEVKKIPVEEGLCTTIPCAFEFPKEPPGNSVIMRYWLNKNISSLVATNKPNATVGDNTKDEFYMTGNLDEEGCTLLIHDILKGNSITYLFYADLGEQNSAFLGENIKLFMSELTQKPERHVPEILLAEKPVTLNCTLKGTCKETKALFHSWKNSAVSSSSSSVLHFTLRPEDHGSILGCHLNFSLANMTKNSLVKLQVVSPARLFNSSCSLEKTVLCSCSFHGIPKPSVQWWMGGVPVTVNSMDNILRVTSSTRAPWANSTINLIGEPEIVMRLRCEGKNQYGIHTSSIFLIPNKKSVSSVFVKGLIQGIVYGAIAFSLLFFCLVLLSMKMLTWWEEHQSPKTKEGLPLKKPELLEEPEVPKMPEADTPPDRTGV